The following DNA comes from Desulfatiglans anilini DSM 4660.
CATCGCAGATGGGGTCTTTACCGTGGATGCCCAATGGCGGATTACCTCCTTCAACCGCAGCGCCGAAAAGGTAACGGGCATCCCCAGGGAAGAGGCCCTCGGGAGGCATTGCTGGGATGTATTCAGGGCCAGCATCTGTGAAAGCGAGTGTTCGCTGCGTCGCACCATGGAGACCGGGCGGCCGGTGCTGAACCAGACGATCTTCATCGTGAATTCCGCCGGAGATCGGATCCCGGTCAGCATCTCGACGGCCTTGCTCCGGGAGGAGGATGGACAGGTCATCGGCGGAGTGGAAAGCTTCAGAGACTTGAGCGTGGTCGAGGAACTCCGCAAGGAGCTCAAGGGCCGGCAGTCCTTTTTCGACATCATCAGCAAGAACAAGGAGATGCAGCGCCTCTTCGGGGTGCTGGAGCAGGTCTCGGAGAGTGATGCCACGGTCCTTCTCGTGGGCGAGAGCGGAACGGGCAAGGAGTTGTTCGCCAAGGCCATCCACTCGTTGAGTTCGCGGAGAAACGGTCCGATGATCGCCCTGAATTGTGCGGCTTTGCCGGACAGCCTGCTCGAGTCGGAGTTGTTTGGTTATGAGGCCGGTGCCTTTACGGATGCGAAGAAGGATAAGCCCGGGCGGCTGGCGCTGGCAGAGGGGGGAACCCTGTTTCTGGACGAGATCGGGGATGTGTCGCCCGCCCTTCAAGTGCGCCTGCTGCGTGTCCTGCAGGAAAAAACCTATGAACCTCTTGGGGCCATCACCTCCCGCAGGGCTGATGTGCGGATCGTTGCAGCGACGAACCGGGAACTGGAGGAACTGGTGCGTGAGGGCCGGTTCCGGCAGGATCTCTATTACCGCATCAACGTGGTAAAGCTGCGTCTGCCGCCGCTGCGAAGCCGCAAAGAGGACATCCCCCTGCTGGTCGATTTCTTCATCAAGAAGTTCAACCGGCTTTCCGGCAAGGAGATCCAAGGCCTTTCGCCGGAGGTGCTGCCCATCCTGATGGCACACCATTTCCCTGGTAACATCAGAGAATTGGAGAATATCATCGAGTATGCCACCGTTGTGTGCAAGTCTGGTTTGATAGGGCTCGAGCATCTGCCGGAATATCTGTTCCCGCGCAAGTGGCGGGCTCGGGACACTGCTTCACAGAAGACCTTCGATCCGGATATGTCGCTCGAGGACATGGAGCGGAGCTTCATCCTGACGGCCCTCCGCGAGAAGAACTGGAGCCGGAAGGAGACGGCACTAAGGCTCGGCATGCATCCTTCCACCCTTTGGCGCAAAATGAACAAGCTGAAGATCGATGCACCCCGTCAACGAGGGAAACGGGACTTCCTCAAGGTGGAGTAGGTTCGAAAATCCGTCTACATTTTCTGCAATCCCATTTCGGGATGGTCTTCCTGATCAGATGATCTCTTTGATCTTTCATTAAAAATCCTCCCCTCCGCTTCTTGCGGGATGTTCGGATCTGTTTTCAGCCGGGCGCCGGCATCGTCGAGCCAGAAAAAACTTGACATTCGTGAAAAAACCCTATAAGGATACTGACCGTTTAGTATTTATATTGGCCGGGGGGTGGGTGCGTTGTTTGCCCCCGTGCGGCCGGTTTTTACACCCTTTTATTCATTTCTCAGGATGCGGTTGTGCTGCCGCTGATCAAGATTCGCGTCGAAAGGAGCAGGTATGAATTTCGAACTGAGCAAGGAGCAGAAGGATATTAAAAGAGCTGCACGCGAGTTCGCAGAAGGCGAGATCCGTGAGGTGGCCAAGGAATATGACCGCCGTGAAGAGTTTCCGAAGGATCTTTGGCGGAAGGCCTGCGAGTTGGGCTTTGTGGGTGTTTACATCAAGGAGGAGCACGGGGGCGCGGATCTCGGGTTGCTGGAGTGCTGCCTGATCACCGAGGAGTTCTGGCGGGTCGATCCCGGCTGCGGTTGTGTCCTCCTGTCCTCCTTTGGCGCGGAGACCCTGCAAAACCACGGGACAAAGGAGCAGAAGGAGAAATATCTTCCTCCGATCCCTGCGGGGGAAGCCATCATGGGGACGGCGGTCACGGAGCCGGATGCGGGCAGCGATATCTTCGGTGTGAGGACGACAGCCTTCAAGGATGGTGAGGATTACCTCATCAACGGATCGAAGATTTTCATCACGAACGGCACCATCGCCGATTATCTGGCGGTTTTCTGCCTGACGGATCCGGATGCCAAAAACCGGTATGGCCGTTACTCCATGATCATGATGGAGACCGATCGCGCGGGGTTCGAGGCCTCGAAGATCAAAGGCAAGCTCGGTATCCGCGCTTCCGATACAGCCGAACTGTCCTTCAGCGATGTCCGGGTTCCGGCCGGCAATCTCATCGGGGGTAAAGAGGGGAACGGCTTCGAGCAGATCATGGAACTCTTCAACATGAATCGTGTCGTTGCAGCCTCTCAAGGGGTGGGCGTAGGGCAGGGCGCGCTGGATCAGACCATCGCCCATGTCAAGAAGCGGCAGGCCTTCGGCAGCGCCATCGGAAAATTTCAGGCCGTCCAGTTCAAATTGGCTGAAATGGCAACCATGGTGGAGGCGGCGCGCGTGTTGACCTACCAGGCCGCCTGGCTCTTGGACAACGGCAAAACGGATCCGAAGCTCATCGCGATGGCTAAGTGGTTATCCGGCGAGACAGGCGTCCGTGTGACCGATGACGCCCTTCAGCTGCACGGCGGCTATGGCTACATCAATGAATATGACATTGAGCGCTTTTACCGGGATGCCAAGATCGTTGAAATTTACGAGGCGACCAAGGAAATGGAGAAAAACACGATCGCCCGGCAGCTTTTGGGAAGATTTTAAGGAGGGGACAATGGCGCTTAAAAAAGTCGGGATCCTTGGATGCGGAGCCATGGGGTCAGGCATTGTGCAGGTGGTGCTTCAAGGCGGATATGAGGTTGTCGTCAGGGAAATGGATCAGGAAGCCTTGGCGAGGGGGATAAGCCATGTCAACGCTTCCCTTGAAAAGTTGGTTAAAAAGGAGCGCTTGACGCAGGAGCAGAAGGCTGGCCTGATCAAGCATCTCAAAGGTACAGTGGAGTTGGAGGATTTGGCGGATTGCGATCTGATTATCGAGGCGGTTTTCGAAGACCTCGAGACCAAGAACGCCCTTTTCAAGGTGCTGGATGGGTGCTGCAGGGCGGACACGATATTCGCCACCAATACGTCGTCGTTGTCTGTCACCAGGATGGCGGCGGAGACGAACAGAAAGGAGCGCTTTGCAGGACTCCATTTTTTTTATCCAGCCCCGGTGATGCCCCTCGTCGAGATCATCAAGACCATTTCTCTGGCCCCGGAAGTGCTTGAGGAGCTTCAGGCGTTCGCGAAAAACCTGAAGAAGTTCCCCATTGTGGCCAAGGATAACGCTGGATTCATCGTCAACCTCCTGCTGACCCCTTTTCTGCTGGATGCGATTCGCGCTGTAGGGAACTCGGTTGCCGGCGTGACGGACATCGATGCAGGGATAAAGCTTGGCCTTGGCCATCCAGTCGGACCGTTGATGCTCGCGGATATGATCGGCCTGAATCTGATAGGCAAGGCGGCCGATACGATGTTCGAAGAGTACAAGGACCTTCGTTACGCGCCGCCGCCGCTTCTCAGAAAAATGGTGATTATGGGATACCATGGCATGAAAACTGGCAAGGGATTTTATGACTGGTCCGATCCGAAGAATCCCGTGCCGGTCCAATTGGATTTCTAATCCCTCCAATAACTTATCGGATCATCTTTTCATTCCGAAGGGGATTCACATGAATGAAGCGGAAATACTGCTCGGCAAGGATCAAGGCATTTGGACGATTACCTTAAATCGTCCTTCGTATATGAACAGCTTCAATAAGACTGCGCTCCAAAGTTTGGCTGAGTATCTCCGCCTTGCAAAAGAGAGCACGGACTGTTCTGTCGTCGTTATTACGGGGCAGGGGCCGAAGGCTTTCAGCAGCGGCGCTGATGTCCATACCTTCCTCGAGGAGAAAAAAAAGGCGCTCGGGATAGACTGGTCCAAGTTGGGACAGAATGTCTTCGCCATGCTCGACGAGATCGGCAAACCCTCGATAGCGGCGATCAACGGGATTGCTTTTGGTGGGGCGTTCGAACTCGCCTTGGCCTGCACCTTCCGCATCGCCTCGGAAGAGGCCCGGTTTAGTTTTCCGGAAATCAATCTGGGTTTTATCCCCGGCTGGGGAGGGACCCAGCGGGCCACGCGGCTTCTCGGGCCTGCGGTCGCATTGGAATTGATCCTCACCGGCTCCGTGATCGATGCCTCCAGGGCCTTGGCCTTGGGGATTGTCAGTCAGGTCGTTCCAGGTGACCGCCTCATGGAAACGGCCCGTGAGCTTGCGCTGAAAATGGTGGGTAAGCCTCCGCTGGCGATCCGTTTCGCATTGGAAGCGGTGCACGCGGGGCTGGATGTGTCATTGAAAGAGGGTTTGAAACTGGAGGGGGGCCTCGCGGCCATGGCCGTTCTCAGCGAGGATGCCCAGGAAGGCATCAAGGCGTTTTTTGAAAAGAGA
Coding sequences within:
- a CDS encoding sigma-54 interaction domain-containing protein — its product is MSSRTHEKQTEIILDSIADGVFTVDAQWRITSFNRSAEKVTGIPREEALGRHCWDVFRASICESECSLRRTMETGRPVLNQTIFIVNSAGDRIPVSISTALLREEDGQVIGGVESFRDLSVVEELRKELKGRQSFFDIISKNKEMQRLFGVLEQVSESDATVLLVGESGTGKELFAKAIHSLSSRRNGPMIALNCAALPDSLLESELFGYEAGAFTDAKKDKPGRLALAEGGTLFLDEIGDVSPALQVRLLRVLQEKTYEPLGAITSRRADVRIVAATNRELEELVREGRFRQDLYYRINVVKLRLPPLRSRKEDIPLLVDFFIKKFNRLSGKEIQGLSPEVLPILMAHHFPGNIRELENIIEYATVVCKSGLIGLEHLPEYLFPRKWRARDTASQKTFDPDMSLEDMERSFILTALREKNWSRKETALRLGMHPSTLWRKMNKLKIDAPRQRGKRDFLKVE
- a CDS encoding 3-hydroxyacyl-CoA dehydrogenase family protein, which translates into the protein MALKKVGILGCGAMGSGIVQVVLQGGYEVVVREMDQEALARGISHVNASLEKLVKKERLTQEQKAGLIKHLKGTVELEDLADCDLIIEAVFEDLETKNALFKVLDGCCRADTIFATNTSSLSVTRMAAETNRKERFAGLHFFYPAPVMPLVEIIKTISLAPEVLEELQAFAKNLKKFPIVAKDNAGFIVNLLLTPFLLDAIRAVGNSVAGVTDIDAGIKLGLGHPVGPLMLADMIGLNLIGKAADTMFEEYKDLRYAPPPLLRKMVIMGYHGMKTGKGFYDWSDPKNPVPVQLDF
- a CDS encoding acyl-CoA dehydrogenase family protein; the encoded protein is MNFELSKEQKDIKRAAREFAEGEIREVAKEYDRREEFPKDLWRKACELGFVGVYIKEEHGGADLGLLECCLITEEFWRVDPGCGCVLLSSFGAETLQNHGTKEQKEKYLPPIPAGEAIMGTAVTEPDAGSDIFGVRTTAFKDGEDYLINGSKIFITNGTIADYLAVFCLTDPDAKNRYGRYSMIMMETDRAGFEASKIKGKLGIRASDTAELSFSDVRVPAGNLIGGKEGNGFEQIMELFNMNRVVAASQGVGVGQGALDQTIAHVKKRQAFGSAIGKFQAVQFKLAEMATMVEAARVLTYQAAWLLDNGKTDPKLIAMAKWLSGETGVRVTDDALQLHGGYGYINEYDIERFYRDAKIVEIYEATKEMEKNTIARQLLGRF
- a CDS encoding enoyl-CoA hydratase/isomerase family protein; translation: MNEAEILLGKDQGIWTITLNRPSYMNSFNKTALQSLAEYLRLAKESTDCSVVVITGQGPKAFSSGADVHTFLEEKKKALGIDWSKLGQNVFAMLDEIGKPSIAAINGIAFGGAFELALACTFRIASEEARFSFPEINLGFIPGWGGTQRATRLLGPAVALELILTGSVIDASRALALGIVSQVVPGDRLMETARELALKMVGKPPLAIRFALEAVHAGLDVSLKEGLKLEGGLAAMAVLSEDAQEGIKAFFEKRKPVFRGC